The Aurantiacibacter gangjinensis genome includes a region encoding these proteins:
- a CDS encoding alpha-E domain-containing protein, whose protein sequence is MLGRVAHGIFWMYRYLERAENTARLLAAGQRMALTRGQDLADAEWKSVLTTLGLRQAYEAQYDDYEGAHVCDFVLRSKDNPESVFSMAERARTNARACRSAITAEVWEAVNEGWMTMRDMLASPVSDGSLGVVLAAVRRESTLARGATHGSMLRNETYSFARLGTFLERADNTARILDVKYYLLLPSLSYVGTPLDTGQWDNVLRSLSAERAYRWLNSGRMDARSIADFLILDDRFPRSLVFCYSAMREQMGELAQIHGFEGSAHECMRELDMRLTGKSVDDIFDQGLHQFIQEFLSGNQQLASAIADDYRFLG, encoded by the coding sequence ATGTTGGGCCGCGTCGCTCACGGCATCTTCTGGATGTATCGCTATCTGGAGCGTGCGGAGAATACCGCCCGCCTGCTTGCAGCGGGGCAGCGCATGGCGCTTACGCGCGGGCAGGATCTGGCCGATGCCGAATGGAAATCGGTTCTGACGACGCTCGGCCTGCGGCAGGCCTATGAAGCGCAATATGACGATTACGAAGGCGCGCATGTGTGCGACTTCGTGCTGCGATCGAAGGACAATCCCGAAAGCGTCTTTTCCATGGCAGAACGCGCGCGCACCAATGCGCGGGCCTGCCGATCCGCCATCACGGCAGAGGTTTGGGAAGCGGTGAATGAAGGGTGGATGACCATGCGCGACATGCTGGCAAGCCCTGTCAGCGATGGCAGCTTGGGCGTGGTGCTGGCCGCCGTCCGCCGCGAAAGCACGCTGGCGCGCGGGGCGACGCATGGCTCCATGCTGCGCAACGAGACCTACAGCTTCGCGCGGCTCGGCACCTTCCTCGAACGGGCGGACAACACCGCGCGTATCCTCGATGTGAAGTATTACCTGCTGCTGCCGTCGCTATCCTATGTCGGCACGCCGCTGGATACCGGGCAGTGGGACAATGTGCTGCGCTCGCTGTCGGCAGAGCGCGCCTATCGCTGGCTCAATTCCGGCCGGATGGATGCCCGCTCCATCGCCGATTTCCTAATCCTGGATGACCGTTTTCCGCGCAGCCTCGTCTTCTGCTATTCCGCGATGCGCGAACAGATGGGCGAGCTGGCGCAGATCCACGGTTTCGAAGGCAGCGCGCATGAATGCATGCGGGAGCTGGACATGCGGCTGACGGGCAAAAGCGTGGACGATATTTTCGACCAGGGCCTGCACCAGTTCATCCAGGAATTTCTCAGCGGCAACCAGCAACTGGCCAGCGCCATTGCCGACGATTATCGTTTTCTGGGCTGA
- a CDS encoding transglutaminase family protein yields MRLSIRHTTRYRFAEPVAHGIQRLRLTPKETQGQRILDWTMEFEGAHEQLSYDDQNFNHVSLVAVDPGTQQVVVSCAGHVDTEDNAGVIGQHAGHLPLWAFLGRTPLTKPGPAIRSIIADVERSEGGMVQTLHNLSAAIRDRVTYGTGVTVVTTTGEEAAAEGQGVCQDHAHIFIAAARMLEIPARYVSGYLMMNDRIDQEATHAWAEAWVQGLGWVGFDISNGISPDPRYVRVATGRDYTDAAPITGISFGAVTEDLTVDVAVEQQMEEQQQQ; encoded by the coding sequence ATGCGCCTCTCGATCCGCCACACCACCCGCTATCGCTTTGCAGAACCGGTTGCCCACGGCATCCAGCGCTTGCGCCTGACGCCCAAGGAAACGCAGGGCCAGCGCATTCTCGACTGGACCATGGAATTCGAAGGCGCGCATGAGCAGCTTTCTTATGACGACCAGAACTTCAATCACGTGTCGCTCGTAGCCGTCGATCCCGGCACGCAGCAGGTGGTCGTGAGCTGCGCGGGCCATGTCGATACAGAAGATAACGCCGGCGTGATCGGCCAGCATGCCGGGCACTTGCCGCTCTGGGCCTTTCTCGGCCGCACGCCGCTGACCAAGCCCGGCCCGGCCATCCGCTCCATCATCGCCGATGTTGAGCGCAGCGAGGGCGGCATGGTGCAAACCCTGCACAATCTCTCGGCCGCTATCCGCGATCGCGTCACCTATGGCACCGGCGTAACTGTTGTAACGACGACCGGCGAAGAAGCGGCAGCGGAAGGGCAGGGGGTCTGCCAGGACCACGCGCATATCTTTATTGCCGCTGCCCGGATGCTGGAAATTCCGGCACGCTATGTCTCAGGCTATCTGATGATGAACGACCGCATCGATCAGGAAGCGACCCACGCCTGGGCGGAGGCATGGGTGCAGGGGTTGGGCTGGGTCGGTTTCGACATCTCCAACGGCATCAGCCCCGATCCGCGCTATGTGCGCGTGGCAACAGGGCGCGATTACACCGATGCAGCTCCGATAACCGGCATCAGTTTCGGGGCCGTGACCGAAGACTTGACCGTCGATGTCGCCGTAGAACAGCAAATGGAAGAACAGCAGCAACAATGA
- a CDS encoding proteasome-type protease, which produces MTYCVGLMLEKGLVLMSDTRTNSGVDNISVFRKMFTWSVPGERIITLVTAGNLATTQAVISRLEERTKAPSERSNSLMELPTMFQVASETGKLLRETIRETQESNGVRGKGRFTASIILAGQIRGMEPRLFMVYPEGNFIEASYDTPFFQIGETKYGRPILIRGYDRDMSFEDAVKLLMVSFDSTLKANLSVGLPLDLMVIDRDGFAPAHERRIEATDPYFSAISDGWGRELRSAFHSLPSYTFESEDAAE; this is translated from the coding sequence ATGACCTATTGTGTCGGCCTCATGCTCGAAAAAGGCCTTGTCCTGATGAGCGATACGCGCACCAATTCCGGTGTCGATAACATCTCCGTGTTCCGCAAGATGTTCACGTGGAGCGTACCGGGCGAACGGATCATCACGCTGGTGACGGCGGGCAATCTTGCTACGACGCAGGCCGTGATCAGCCGGCTGGAAGAACGCACCAAGGCACCGTCGGAACGCAGCAATTCGCTGATGGAATTGCCTACGATGTTCCAGGTGGCCAGCGAAACGGGCAAGCTTCTGCGCGAGACTATCCGCGAAACGCAAGAGAGCAACGGCGTGCGCGGCAAGGGGCGTTTCACCGCATCCATCATCCTCGCAGGCCAGATCCGCGGCATGGAACCGCGCCTCTTCATGGTCTATCCCGAAGGCAATTTCATCGAAGCGAGCTACGACACGCCCTTCTTCCAGATCGGCGAGACGAAGTATGGCCGCCCCATCCTGATCCGCGGCTACGACCGCGACATGAGCTTCGAGGACGCGGTGAAATTGCTGATGGTCAGCTTCGATTCCACGCTCAAGGCGAACCTTTCGGTCGGCCTGCCGCTAGACCTGATGGTGATCGACCGTGACGGTTTCGCCCCTGCGCATGAACGCCGCATCGAAGCGACAGACCCCTATTTCAGTGCGATCAGCGATGGCTGGGGGCGGGAATTGCGCAGCGCGTTCCACTCGCTGCCCAGCTACACTTTCGAATCCGAAGACGCCGCCGAATAG
- a CDS encoding response regulator transcription factor, with translation MEQRISIHIVGGNSRSRAEQSRLILSMGHHAEVYSDLVELMDRPPRSGVIIASNDVLDDGIEDLLEELADAGIWVPLVAAKVEPTVEEVVEAIQAGALDYLQLPLSEDELRRMIAHVHTDAGRHAEARRRLIDARKRIGALSKREREVLDWLSEGCSNKAIARNLEISPRTVEIHRANMMDKLGAGHAAEAVRLRLEAGYEEATREGRVKKPEASGADAMLIQELIIPKLAG, from the coding sequence ATGGAACAGCGTATCTCGATCCACATCGTCGGCGGCAACAGCCGCTCCCGGGCAGAGCAATCCCGCCTAATCCTTTCCATGGGCCACCATGCGGAAGTGTATTCGGACCTTGTCGAGCTGATGGACCGCCCACCGCGCTCCGGCGTCATCATCGCATCGAACGATGTGCTGGATGACGGGATCGAGGATCTGCTGGAAGAGCTGGCCGATGCGGGCATCTGGGTGCCGCTGGTGGCCGCCAAGGTCGAACCAACAGTCGAGGAAGTGGTCGAAGCGATCCAGGCGGGCGCGCTCGATTACCTGCAATTGCCGCTGAGTGAAGACGAGTTGCGGCGCATGATTGCCCACGTCCACACCGATGCCGGTCGCCACGCCGAGGCACGCCGCCGGCTGATCGATGCGCGCAAACGCATCGGCGCATTATCGAAGCGCGAGCGCGAAGTGCTCGACTGGCTGAGCGAGGGCTGCTCCAACAAGGCCATCGCCCGCAATCTGGAAATCAGCCCGCGCACGGTGGAAATCCACCGCGCCAACATGATGGACAAGCTGGGCGCAGGCCACGCGGCAGAGGCCGTGCGGCTGCGGCTGGAAGCCGGTTATGAGGAGGCGACCCGCGAAGGCCGGGTAAAAAAGCCTGAAGCGTCCGGCGCGGACGCCATGCTGATCCAGGAGTTGATAATCCCTAAGCTCGCCGGTTAA
- a CDS encoding extensin family protein: MNRMLLISLGAPLFSLALTGCQLVPQASGPRYSASASADIPARATSRPVARPTAQRLPAPRPALATAGGQCMAQLDQAGVTFDAVANQDFGSGCSTLGTVQMHALSSDNGMLGVANLGPVTCPVSAAFAAWARFGVDRAAQQIFGQGVASIETMGSYACRNVAGSNRRSGHASANAIDVAGFVLEDGTRITVTDGWNGNARERQFLRTVQRSACRRFGTVLGPEYNAAHEDHFHLEGVIDGTSYCR, encoded by the coding sequence ATGAACCGTATGCTCCTGATCTCGCTGGGTGCGCCGCTCTTTTCGCTGGCGCTGACAGGCTGCCAGCTGGTGCCGCAGGCTTCCGGCCCGCGCTATTCCGCCAGTGCAAGCGCCGATATTCCGGCGCGCGCCACCTCCCGCCCGGTGGCTCGCCCGACAGCGCAGCGCTTACCAGCGCCCCGCCCTGCTCTTGCGACTGCCGGTGGGCAATGCATGGCGCAGCTGGACCAAGCGGGCGTGACTTTCGATGCAGTGGCCAATCAGGATTTCGGCAGCGGCTGCAGCACGCTGGGTACCGTGCAGATGCATGCGCTCAGCAGTGACAATGGTATGCTGGGCGTTGCCAATCTGGGGCCGGTTACCTGCCCCGTCAGCGCGGCGTTCGCGGCGTGGGCGCGTTTCGGCGTGGACCGCGCAGCGCAGCAGATCTTCGGACAGGGCGTCGCCAGTATCGAGACGATGGGCAGCTATGCCTGCCGCAATGTGGCAGGCAGCAATCGCCGATCGGGCCATGCCAGCGCCAATGCCATCGATGTCGCAGGCTTCGTGCTGGAGGACGGCACGCGCATCACGGTGACCGATGGCTGGAACGGCAACGCGCGGGAACGCCAGTTCCTGCGGACGGTGCAACGCAGCGCCTGCCGCCGCTTCGGAACCGTGCTGGGGCCGGAATACAATGCCGCGCACGAGGATCACTTTCACCTCGAAGGCGTGATCGACGGCACATCCTATTGCCGCTGA
- a CDS encoding phosphoserine transaminase, whose protein sequence is MTDQPALKPQRPFFSSGPTAKPPGWDASKLQTESLGRSHRSKLGKARLKHAIDLTRELLGVPDDYLVGIMPGSDTGALECAMWTMLGAGPATVAAWESFGNVWIQDAVKQLKLADLTTLTADYGEIPDLSQIPQDHDVVFTWNGTTSGARIADTDWLAPDRKGITINDATSAVFAQEMDWPKLDATTFSWQKIMGSEAQHGMLILSPKAVARIESYDPAWPLPKLFRLKKGDKLNRAIFEGATINTPSMLAVEDYIWSLEWAKSIGGLSAMIARADTNAAIVKNWIEATPWLRNMASDPAQQTNTGVCMLFQGDWYESLSDEGKANVPKTIAAKLEELHVGYDFNGYRDAPPSLRIWCGGSVEAEDIRRLLPWIEWAFAELQAGNL, encoded by the coding sequence ATGACTGACCAACCGGCGCTGAAGCCTCAGCGTCCTTTCTTCTCGTCCGGACCCACGGCCAAGCCGCCGGGGTGGGATGCTTCCAAACTACAGACCGAAAGCCTCGGGCGATCGCATCGGAGCAAGCTTGGCAAGGCGCGGCTGAAACACGCCATCGACCTGACGCGCGAATTGCTGGGCGTGCCGGACGATTACCTCGTCGGCATCATGCCCGGCTCCGATACGGGCGCGCTGGAATGCGCGATGTGGACCATGCTGGGCGCAGGCCCTGCCACGGTCGCCGCGTGGGAGAGCTTCGGCAATGTGTGGATACAGGATGCGGTCAAGCAGCTGAAGCTGGCCGACCTCACCACGCTGACCGCCGATTACGGCGAAATCCCCGACCTGTCGCAGATCCCGCAGGATCATGATGTGGTGTTTACCTGGAACGGCACGACCTCGGGCGCACGCATCGCCGATACGGATTGGCTGGCTCCGGACCGCAAGGGCATCACCATCAACGATGCGACCAGCGCCGTCTTCGCGCAGGAGATGGATTGGCCCAAGCTCGATGCCACCACCTTCAGCTGGCAGAAGATCATGGGGTCCGAAGCGCAGCACGGCATGCTGATCCTCAGCCCCAAGGCCGTGGCGCGGATCGAAAGCTACGATCCCGCATGGCCGCTGCCCAAGCTGTTCCGCCTGAAAAAGGGCGACAAGCTGAACCGCGCCATCTTCGAAGGGGCGACGATCAACACGCCTTCGATGCTGGCAGTCGAAGATTACATCTGGTCGTTGGAGTGGGCGAAGTCGATCGGCGGCCTGTCCGCCATGATCGCGCGAGCCGATACCAATGCCGCAATCGTCAAAAACTGGATCGAGGCGACGCCCTGGCTGCGCAACATGGCTTCGGACCCGGCGCAGCAGACCAATACCGGCGTGTGCATGCTGTTCCAGGGCGATTGGTATGAAAGCCTGTCCGACGAGGGCAAGGCAAATGTGCCCAAGACAATCGCCGCCAAGCTGGAAGAGCTGCACGTCGGCTACGACTTCAACGGCTATCGCGACGCCCCGCCATCTTTGCGCATCTGGTGCGGTGGATCGGTGGAAGCCGAAGACATCCGCCGCCTGCTGCCGTGGATCGAGTGGGCCTTTGCCGAGCTCCAGGCGGGCAATCTGTAA
- the serA gene encoding phosphoglycerate dehydrogenase, giving the protein MTKPKVLISDKMDPNAARIFEERGCEVDVITGETPEELKARIGEYDGLAIRSSTKVTKDILDAADNLKVIGRAGIGVDNVDIPAASAKGVVVMNTPFGNSITTAEHAISMLLALARQIPEANARTKAGEWPKKDFMGVEVTGKTLGLIGAGNIGAIVASRARGLKMKVMAYDPFLTPERALEMGVEKVDLGTLLERADFITLHTPLTDETRNILSRERIEAAKPGVRIVNCARGGLIDEAALKDALESGHVAGAALDVFLEEPAKENPLFDAPNFICTPHLGASTTEAQVNVALQVAEQMADYLVDGGVTNALNVPSLSAEEAPRLKPYITLGEKLGSLVGQLEGPDVQSLSVEVEGAAAELNLKPIVAAVLAGMMRSWSDTINMVNAPILAKERGLKVSETRTAKEGDYHTLLRVVANTPDRRREVAGSLFGNNQARLVEIAGTRIETELEGHMLYIVNEDAPGFIGRLGLTLGDAGVNIGNFHLGRRLPDKHKGGDAVLMLTLDQQPSDAVQDAVCALEGVRKVRSLSF; this is encoded by the coding sequence ATGACCAAACCCAAAGTTCTCATCTCCGACAAGATGGACCCCAACGCCGCGCGCATTTTCGAGGAGCGCGGCTGCGAGGTCGATGTCATCACCGGCGAGACGCCCGAAGAACTAAAAGCCCGCATCGGCGAATATGATGGCCTTGCCATCCGCTCCTCCACAAAGGTGACGAAGGATATCCTCGACGCAGCGGACAATCTGAAAGTCATCGGCCGTGCCGGCATCGGCGTCGACAATGTCGATATCCCCGCCGCCAGTGCCAAGGGCGTGGTGGTGATGAATACGCCTTTCGGCAATTCCATCACCACGGCGGAGCACGCCATTTCCATGCTGCTGGCGCTCGCCCGCCAGATCCCGGAGGCCAATGCCCGCACCAAGGCTGGCGAATGGCCGAAGAAGGATTTCATGGGCGTGGAAGTCACCGGCAAGACGCTGGGCCTCATCGGCGCGGGCAATATCGGCGCGATCGTCGCCAGCCGCGCGCGGGGGCTGAAGATGAAAGTGATGGCTTACGATCCGTTTCTCACGCCCGAACGCGCATTGGAAATGGGCGTGGAGAAGGTGGACCTCGGCACGCTGCTGGAGCGGGCCGATTTCATCACCCTGCACACACCGCTGACTGATGAGACGCGCAACATCCTCAGCCGCGAGCGGATCGAGGCGGCCAAGCCCGGCGTGCGCATCGTCAATTGCGCGCGCGGCGGGCTGATCGACGAGGCGGCGCTGAAGGATGCGCTGGAAAGCGGCCATGTCGCAGGTGCGGCGCTGGACGTGTTCCTCGAAGAACCCGCGAAAGAGAACCCGCTATTCGACGCGCCCAACTTTATCTGCACGCCGCATCTCGGCGCCTCGACGACCGAAGCGCAGGTCAATGTCGCGCTGCAGGTGGCCGAGCAGATGGCTGATTACCTCGTCGATGGCGGCGTGACCAATGCGCTCAACGTGCCCAGCCTCAGCGCAGAGGAGGCACCGCGCCTCAAGCCGTATATCACGCTTGGTGAAAAGCTGGGTTCGCTGGTAGGGCAGCTGGAGGGGCCGGACGTGCAATCGCTTTCGGTGGAAGTCGAAGGCGCGGCGGCGGAGCTGAACCTCAAGCCCATCGTCGCCGCCGTGCTGGCAGGCATGATGCGCAGCTGGTCGGACACCATCAACATGGTCAATGCGCCGATCCTCGCCAAGGAACGCGGCCTGAAAGTCAGCGAAACGCGCACGGCGAAGGAGGGCGATTATCACACGCTGCTGCGCGTCGTCGCCAACACGCCCGATCGCCGCCGCGAAGTGGCAGGCAGTCTGTTCGGCAATAACCAGGCGCGGCTGGTGGAGATTGCAGGCACGCGCATCGAGACAGAGCTCGAGGGACACATGCTCTATATCGTCAATGAAGATGCGCCGGGCTTCATCGGAAGGCTCGGCCTGACGCTGGGCGATGCGGGCGTGAATATCGGCAACTTCCACTTGGGTCGCCGCCTGCCGGACAAGCACAAGGGCGGCGATGCCGTGCTGATGCTGACGCTGGATCAGCAGCCCTCGGACGCGGTGCAGGATGCGGTTTGCGCTCTTGAAGGCGTGCGGAAGGTGCGGTCGCTATCGTTTTGA